TCCAGACTGTCCTCGTCTCCGTCGTCGAACGTGAGAGTTTCGTCGGATTCGCCTTGCTCGCCCGCGGCGTCGGCATCAAACGTGATCCCCTGTTCCTGCTCGGTCGCTTCGCCGCTGGCCGCATCGGAATCGACGTTCGCTGCGGGTGCATCCAGTTCCGCGTCCACGTCGAACGTCGATTCGAAGTCGACGTCCGCGTGGTCGATGTCGGTGTCGAACCGGTCGAGCGCTCCGGAGAGCTGGGAGGCCTGTTCGGAGAGGCTCGAGGCAGACTTCGTGACCTCGGTCAGTGCAGTCGTCTGCTCTTCGGCCGCGGCGGCGACATTCTCGGCTTCCGAGGTCGTCTCCTCGGAGATCGTCGCCGCGTCGTCGACCATCGCGACGACTTCCTGCGTCGAGGCCGCCTGCTCTTCGGTCGCTGCGGAGATCTCCTGAACGCCCACGTTGGTCTCCTGAGCGAGTTCGGCGATCTCTTCAAGCGCGTTGACCGCTTCCTCGACCTGCTCGCTGGCGTTTTCGATGTCGGAACTCGTGCCCTCGACCTCAGCAGCGGAGGTCTCGGTCCGCTTACGGATCGCCTCGAGTCGGTCTTCGGCCTCGTCGGCCGCGTCGGCGACGTCCTCGGAGAGTGCCTTGACCTCCTTCGCGACGACGGAGAACCCTTCGTCATCGCTGCCACTCGCGGAGCGGGAGGCCTCGATGTTGGCGTTCAGTGCCAGCATGTTGGTCTGGCGGGCAATCTCGGAAATCGTGTTGATCAGTTCGTCGATCTGCTGGACCTCCTCCTCGAGCCGTCGGATCTCGGTGACGGCGTCGCCGGCCTCGTTCTCGATCCCGTCCATGGCAGTGATCGCCGCCTGGGCGGCTTCCTGCCCTTCATGTCCGGTATCAACGGTCCGTTCGGCGATGTCGGCCACCTCGTTCGAGGATGCAGCGATCTCTTCGGTCGTCGTCGAGAGGCCGCTCATCTCCTGGTTGACCGACTGGAGCGACTCGTTCTGTCGATCCGCACCGTCCGAAATCTCCTGAATCGACTCGGTGACCTGTTGCGAAGCGGATCGAACCTCCTCGCTTGAGGCGGTCACCTGCTCGGACGCGGTCGCGACGTCGGTCGCGAACCGATTGAGCTCGGCGATGGTCTGCTCGATTTCGTCGAGCATTTCGTTGAAGTCTTTGGCAATTTCGGCCATCGCCTCGTTGTTGCCGTCGGCCTCCATCCGAGCGGTCAGGTTGCCGTCGGCGGCCGCTTCCATCACGTCGCTGTACTCGGCGGCCTTCTCCTCGAGGTGTCCGTTGATCTCCTGGACGCGTTCGCGTTCGCGTTCAGCCTCCTTACGGGCGGCTTCGGCTTCCTGGATCTGCTCGCGCAACGCCTCGCGCATCGAGTCGAAGCCGTTGTAGAGTCGACCGATGTTGTCGATCCGTTTGGTCTCGAGGTCGACGTTGAGATTGCCTTCCTCCATCTCGCTTGCCTTATCGGTGAGCCGATCGATCGAGACGGCAGTGTTCCGGCCGAGGACCGCACCGACCGCGCCGATCATGAGGACGCCGAGGATCGTCGCGACGAGTCCCCACTGGTTGACGTTGTTGACGAATCCGAGTGCCTGGTCGGTGGGTTCGACGGTCAGGACGACCCAGTCGGTCCCGAACACGCGAGCGGAACTGGCGACGTAGTCGTCCGTGTTATCCTCACCGAGGCCGTAGGCGTAGTTATCGAACGAGAGCAACGAGCCGGAGACCTGTTGGGTGTTCGCACCCTCGGTCCGTGCTCTCTGTACGAGATTGCTGTCGTCACTGTAGGTGTAGCCGAGCGTCTCGTGATTCTTGCCGTAGCCAGCGTTGTCGAGCATGACATTATTGTCGCCGTCGAGGACCACCGTCGTGACTCCCTCCTCGTCCTGCAGCTGGTTGGCATATGCCTCGAGATCAGCGGTATAGACGATTGCCCGGTTTTCGTTTTCGGCGGAGCGCTGGACGTATGTGACCACGGTGGTGTTCTGGCCGAACTCGCCATCGGCGAGATAGGCATCCGAGACCCAGGGGACGGTTTCCGTGGCGTCCTCGTAGGCTCCGCTCGGGACGTTATTGATGTCGGTCGCCGACGCCCCCTGGTATGCATCGTTGGTACTCGCCGTCACGGTCTCGTTATTGAGGTTGACGTAGGAGATATCGAACGTGTCGGCGTCTAAATGTTCCTCCCAGTCGAGGAAGCGCCCTTCGATCGCGGTCGAATCGTCACTGGCGACGACGTCCGATCGGGCGATCATCCCGATCGTGTGCTCGTTCTGTTCGTTCCACATCTGCATACTCTGGGCTTCCTGCCCAGCAGCGGAAGCGTGATCGCTCTGCACTCGATCCTCCACTTGATTAGCGATTGTCCCTGTTGCAACGAAACCGATCAGTCCGACAGATAAGCCGAGTATGAGCAACGCGATCCCGAACTTGACCGCGTACCTGCGTCGGATAGCTGTCGGCACCAACCGTCGAGCGAAATCCATAGATAGAGAACGCCTGAGTTCGCCACTACATAAATGGTGTTCCGTGATTATCGGAGCTGATAACTGGCTTCGAGTGGCGTTTGTTTCCCAAATCACTAATTCATTCGTATAATGTCCATCAATATCCGCAGAGAATGTAAAAACCAATACCCAATACTGTATGTCTGTCATAGTGTCGAAAGACCTTCGTCGTTCAATTACCCTCTCAACACGTTTTGATCGCCTGATGAGAGCCGTTTCGAGTGATTGCCAACGGCGCACAAATTAGGTTTGTGATACGTGAACATGTACAGTCCGAGATTGACTCGAGGGCGAGCGCTGATCACGGGGAGAGTGGGTTCGGCCCGAAGCGACAGTACCTCTTGACTGCGACCGGTAGCGCGGTCAGTCTGCCGGTTGCCGATTGTCTCCAGCTGGGGACGATTGACTACTCTGATCGAAATCCCCAACATCCTCATCCCTCAGATACTGAGCCGACGACAACCTTCATCCAGTGCCAGGAAACGGCGACGGCGAGGGGCTCGGGAAGTGATCCGGATCGAGCAGCACGCGACCGTTGCGTATCGGACACCACCGTGGCTCTGAGCGTTGCCCGACTCTCACGACGATTGCAGATTGAGATGACACAGTCTGCGAAATTTCACTTTCCGAAATTGATTAGATATGAATCTGCACGCTGGTAGTTATCCACAAATACTAAGCAAGTCAGGACGAAAAGACTGTCAAGATGTCTGACGACAGCTATCTAGATACAGACCCGAGGGATGGGGAAACGACCGGCCCTCGGACCGTGGATCGACGGCGGCTCCTGAAAACGACGGGTGGGGTTGCGGCCGGGACGGCGTTCGCCGGCTGTCTCGAGACGGCCGGGTCGGTCGTCGGTAGTAGCGACGGCGCGGATCCGGTCAAGATCGGGTTGTTGGCACCGGACCCGGACAGCGACATGATCGGTCGGTCGATGTACCGATCCGCAGAGCTCGCGGTCAAGGAACTCAACGAGAACAACCGTCTCGACGGCCGACAGGTCGAACTGGTTCTGGGAGATACGAATTCGAGCCCGCAGGAGGCCCGCCGACAGTACCAACGGCTGATTCTTGACGAGAATGTCGACGTGACGACCGGCGTGTTCGCGAGCGAGGCGCTGTTGGGTATTATCGACGACATCGCCGAACAGCAGACGATTCATCTGACCACCGGTGCGGCGACGA
This genomic stretch from Natrinema sp. SYSU A 869 harbors:
- a CDS encoding methyl-accepting chemotaxis protein, whose amino-acid sequence is MDFARRLVPTAIRRRYAVKFGIALLILGLSVGLIGFVATGTIANQVEDRVQSDHASAAGQEAQSMQMWNEQNEHTIGMIARSDVVASDDSTAIEGRFLDWEEHLDADTFDISYVNLNNETVTASTNDAYQGASATDINNVPSGAYEDATETVPWVSDAYLADGEFGQNTTVVTYVQRSAENENRAIVYTADLEAYANQLQDEEGVTTVVLDGDNNVMLDNAGYGKNHETLGYTYSDDSNLVQRARTEGANTQQVSGSLLSFDNYAYGLGEDNTDDYVASSARVFGTDWVVLTVEPTDQALGFVNNVNQWGLVATILGVLMIGAVGAVLGRNTAVSIDRLTDKASEMEEGNLNVDLETKRIDNIGRLYNGFDSMREALREQIQEAEAARKEAERERERVQEINGHLEEKAAEYSDVMEAAADGNLTARMEADGNNEAMAEIAKDFNEMLDEIEQTIAELNRFATDVATASEQVTASSEEVRSASQQVTESIQEISDGADRQNESLQSVNQEMSGLSTTTEEIAASSNEVADIAERTVDTGHEGQEAAQAAITAMDGIENEAGDAVTEIRRLEEEVQQIDELINTISEIARQTNMLALNANIEASRSASGSDDEGFSVVAKEVKALSEDVADAADEAEDRLEAIRKRTETSAAEVEGTSSDIENASEQVEEAVNALEEIAELAQETNVGVQEISAATEEQAASTQEVVAMVDDAATISEETTSEAENVAAAAEEQTTALTEVTKSASSLSEQASQLSGALDRFDTDIDHADVDFESTFDVDAELDAPAANVDSDAASGEATEQEQGITFDADAAGEQGESDETLTFDDGDEDSLDADTADGGQSTNTTLEAEPSDAETPTADPAAHAGDGPATGSEAGNGNETEEIGAEEILGIEGSDDDTDETGAEPLEPVNDGVSSESADTESDAADTGFETDEATADDGDNMDEGEEDDDDVFTFGATDEE